The sequence below is a genomic window from Ipomoea triloba cultivar NCNSP0323 chromosome 10, ASM357664v1.
cctaggttgtccatagttgatcggctcaaaccaagaaggccaatatgCCACTCCCGCTGAGtatcgaacttgtaaccttgtggttattaGTCAATAGTCTGACCAATTTGGCTGGGTTTGACTTGAATATAGCCGACTTTTCACATGAATGTAGTGTCACTGAGGAGCATATTATTAAAATGGCTCTTAACAAAAGAATTTGGAGCATAAACAATTACCATTTGTCCAGTTAttaatgaatatttaatatagtAGTTTAACATGCTCTTTTCTCATCAATTTGATGGAGAAGAATCTTCCCCACCCAAGGGAATAGAAATCACTAACATTCAGACAAACTACTTCAAACTCATAAATATGTTATTAACAGAGTAAAACATCCCAATTTCTTTTATCTCATGCCTAGACAAAGATTAGGTTTCTGAACAGTTCATAATCTTCATGCCAAAGGCTAGAGAACCATAGATTTAGGCCTCATAACTAGTGAAAAAGCACCATAGATTTAGGCCTCAATTTAAAGCTGCAAGCTTTCACCTTACTTGTAAAGAATTCGGGAACAGTGACAACTAGTTAAAAAGCACCCAAAAATTGAGACCTCCATTAAAGCTACAAACTTTACCTTATTTGTGAAAGGTTCAAGGACAGTGACAACATCCACAAGTGAAGGGTCTAATCCTATCTCCTCCTTAGCCTCCCTCAAAGCTGTCTCAATATCATTGGCATCTCCTTCTTCCACTTTCCCTCCAGGCAATGCAACTTCACCTACCAAAACAAAACACTCCAAATTTGTCATATCTGGTTTCAGATTcccaaacttaaaaaaaaaaaaaaaaaaaaaaaagttcttgaAGACACACCAGAATGGGTAGAAAGTTTGGAAGATCTTTTGGTGAGAATAACACGGAGTTCAGAGTTTTCGCCTTGGAACAAACAGATCAAAACCGCAGCCCTTTTAGATCTCAGTTCTTGGGGGTGAATGGCAGATTCTGAACACAACTCCGCCTGTTTGGGAGGTTTCTCCTCTGCAGAGTCTCCTTGAATCCTCAGATTTTGACATGAATTGGTGGTGGGTTCAGTGGGAGTGTGATGGGGTTTATACAAACGGAGCCTTTGAGCCAAGTTGATGAGCATTTGTGATCTACCAACACCGGTAGAATCCATTGGAGaagcaagaaaaggaaagggaCAATGGTTGTAGTTTAGACGTATAGGTAGTTGGTTACCATTTGAGGGCAAATTAGGTGGGCGGGTTTCCAACTTCTGAAGCTGAGTAAAATGGTAGTTATTTTGGTGGCAACGCAGGTATTTTTTGACTGAATTTTTGGCATTCTTTGTTTCACAACTATTATGCCGCCTCTTGTCCCAAGACACGGATCTAGTGAATAAGTAGTTACACTTCAAACTCTATTACAATTAGATagattttcaattaattttttttaaccgtAATATTTTAGACCagttaatttttaagaattttaattaACGATTAATTCAGTTCGAAAGTGTCGATTAATCAAATTAACCAATCGAGCTAAAATATTTCAGTTAATTAGtgcaaaattatgaatttacaactaatttttaaacttttaactttttaaaattgagctAAAATAtttcagttaattagttttACAACtcgattaatttaaaaatagaaattttagtTCGATTAACAGTTAAAGCATCTTACAAGTTCAATAAATTCAGTTTGGTTATTAACTGAATAAACACCCTACATATGACAGTTATGTACAACAATGAAGAAAGGTGACATAACAAACATAAAATTCCCTCATTTCTCGTTGTCTTATCAGTCACACActgcatatatattttctagCATGAAAGGCCATTTTGGCTCTTTGAAAGGGATTTTTGGCTAAATTATACACCAAGTATAATTTCAGTAGAATATGAATTTTTGGGGGCTCTTTACTTCTTTTTGGATGTAAAAGGGAATGAGTACCATACAGACGATACCGAAGAACTTCAAGAACATACACAAGTGTTTCTTGGCCAGCAGTCGCAGCAAGCCAGCAAAGGTATTAAAAATGAGATGCAAGTTTGGCGCCAATTCTCCAAAGCTATATAGAAGAAGGCCAAGTGTCCCGTTAAGCAAAAAGGGCGAGTGCAAGGAGGATTCAATCAAGAATCATCATGAACTGAATTCACGGAGTGTCCAAAATCCTGTTGGAGAGGGTTACTGCAACACTGCAATGAGATCACGGTCCTGCAAGAA
It includes:
- the LOC116032690 gene encoding nudix hydrolase 15, mitochondrial-like; protein product: MDSTGVGRSQMLINLAQRLRLYKPHHTPTEPTTNSCQNLRIQGDSAEEKPPKQAELCSESAIHPQELRSKRAAVLICLFQGENSELRVILTKRSSKLSTHSGEVALPGGKVEEGDANDIETALREAKEEIGLDPSLVDVVTVLEPFTNKRGMTVVPVVGIVWDKNSMNLVANADEVDAIFDAPLEMFLKDENRRQQEREWMGNKYLLHFFDHQAENEVYVIWALTAGILINAASIIYQRPPDFQELRPKFWSRSRQ